A section of the Clostridium sp. TW13 genome encodes:
- a CDS encoding N-acetylglucosaminidase, producing the protein MRINKRINIFFISLILVFSVKAVNVFAASISVKVNSLNVNKQSAKVDESVKINASATGSKNLLYKFSIFDGTRWYVLQDYSSKNNTVWKPYRASTSKIKLEVKDKYSSKNYNSKQINYQVYSNVKIQALSTDVKVSQVISAPVQVTTITNLPSGVLYKYSVFDGQAWKTVRDYTYNKSMIWKALKAGKYIIKVDVKQANSLRSPDTSTQTSIQIVDKPQVQDLSSDVASPRKIGNTIILTAKSTFGTSPLYRYWVNSGTTWVKVRDYSSDANYSWIPTEEGQYKIKVDVKDSKSLNDVDDSKEISFGILKYGVLNYVDTNLSLSGFLDSEMNLATKAQTWSNGNWIDATKDQVSYYLNPTNFINDYGINQFLKLNYVDGISVEDLNKVLVGKGVLDGHGADFLEAGKQYNINPVYLVAHSLLETGNGTSALAKGISVKSIHEDFGYINSKIITLDNPVTVYNMYGVGAYDSNPDLWGSEKAYNEGWTSVSKAIIGGAKFISKGYINNLTLKQDTLYKMRWDINTLYRSPSTLYAHQYATDIGWAYKQSVIMKKIIGQMSNSMFYYEIPRFNLP; encoded by the coding sequence TTGAGAATTAATAAACGAATTAATATATTTTTTATATCATTGATTCTTGTTTTCTCAGTAAAAGCTGTTAATGTATTTGCTGCTAGTATAAGTGTTAAAGTTAATAGCTTAAATGTAAACAAGCAATCTGCCAAGGTAGATGAATCAGTTAAAATTAACGCTAGTGCTACAGGGAGTAAAAACTTACTATACAAATTTTCAATATTTGATGGAACTAGATGGTATGTACTTCAAGACTATTCATCAAAAAATAATACTGTTTGGAAACCTTATAGAGCATCTACTTCTAAAATAAAATTAGAAGTAAAAGATAAGTACTCATCTAAAAACTATAATTCTAAACAAATAAATTATCAAGTTTATAGTAATGTAAAAATACAAGCTCTAAGCACAGATGTAAAGGTTTCTCAAGTGATTAGCGCCCCTGTTCAAGTCACTACAATTACTAATTTACCTTCAGGTGTTCTTTATAAATACTCAGTTTTCGATGGACAAGCTTGGAAAACAGTTAGAGATTACACCTATAATAAATCAATGATTTGGAAAGCATTAAAAGCCGGAAAATACATTATAAAAGTAGATGTTAAACAGGCTAATTCTCTAAGAAGTCCTGATACTTCTACTCAAACAAGTATACAAATAGTAGACAAGCCTCAAGTTCAAGATTTATCTTCTGATGTTGCTTCTCCAAGAAAAATAGGCAACACAATAATACTAACTGCTAAATCAACTTTTGGTACATCACCACTATATAGGTATTGGGTAAATTCGGGAACAACTTGGGTTAAAGTTAGAGATTATTCTTCTGATGCAAATTACTCCTGGATTCCTACTGAAGAAGGTCAATACAAAATAAAAGTTGATGTTAAAGATTCTAAATCGCTTAATGATGTAGATGACTCTAAGGAAATATCATTTGGAATACTAAAGTATGGCGTATTAAATTATGTTGATACCAACTTAAGTCTAAGTGGATTTTTAGATAGTGAAATGAATTTAGCAACTAAAGCTCAAACTTGGAGTAATGGTAATTGGATTGATGCTACAAAAGATCAAGTAAGCTACTATTTAAACCCAACTAACTTCATTAATGACTATGGTATAAATCAATTTTTGAAGTTAAATTATGTAGATGGAATATCTGTAGAAGATTTAAATAAAGTTTTAGTTGGAAAAGGAGTCCTTGATGGTCACGGAGCTGATTTCTTAGAAGCGGGAAAGCAATACAATATAAATCCTGTATATTTAGTTGCTCATTCTCTTTTAGAAACTGGCAATGGTACTTCTGCACTTGCTAAAGGTATATCCGTAAAATCTATACATGAAGACTTTGGATACATAAATTCAAAAATTATTACTTTGGACAATCCTGTTACTGTATATAACATGTATGGTGTTGGTGCTTATGACTCCAACCCAGATCTATGGGGTTCTGAAAAAGCCTATAATGAAGGGTGGACTTCTGTATCTAAAGCAATTATAGGTGGAGCTAAGTTTATTTCCAAGGGGTATATAAACAATTTAACACTTAAACAAGATACTTTGTACAAGATGAGATGGGATATAAATACACTATATAGAAGTCCAAGCACACTATATGCACATCAATATGCTACTGATATAGGTTGGGCTTACAAACAATCAGTAATCATGAAAAAAATTATAGGTCAAATGAGTAACTCTATGTTCTACTACGAAATACCTAGATTTAATCTTCCATAG
- a CDS encoding DMT family transporter, producing MNFSKLNNRYKGIFFIIMSSFGFAMMSAFVKLSGELPSFQKTFFRNAVSLVIAFFLIVNHKGSFLGKKENQKTLILRSTFGTLGILFNFYSIDKLILSDANMLNKLSPFFVIIFSWMFLHERINLKQILSIIVAFIGVLFIVKPTFNSDVFPFVIGILGGITAAAAYTCVRALSGKENPDTIVFYFSLFSSVVTFPLMLFYYEPMQLIQLAYLILAGVFASLGQFGITFAYKYAPAKEISIFDYSNIIFSALISLCLFGILPDYLSIIGYVVIFIASLYMFLFNKN from the coding sequence ATGAATTTTAGCAAATTAAACAATAGATACAAAGGAATATTCTTTATAATAATGTCTTCCTTTGGCTTTGCCATGATGTCTGCATTCGTGAAATTATCAGGAGAGTTACCTTCATTTCAAAAGACTTTCTTCAGAAATGCAGTTTCACTAGTTATAGCATTCTTTCTTATAGTAAATCATAAAGGAAGCTTTTTAGGTAAAAAAGAAAATCAGAAAACATTGATTCTTAGATCAACATTTGGAACCTTAGGAATACTATTTAACTTTTACTCAATTGACAAATTAATTTTATCTGATGCAAATATGCTAAATAAGCTTAGCCCATTTTTTGTAATCATCTTCTCATGGATGTTCTTACATGAAAGAATAAATTTAAAACAAATTTTATCAATAATTGTAGCCTTTATTGGTGTTTTATTTATAGTTAAGCCTACTTTTAATTCAGATGTATTTCCATTTGTTATAGGAATTTTAGGGGGCATTACAGCTGCAGCTGCATATACCTGTGTGAGAGCATTAAGCGGAAAGGAAAACCCAGATACAATCGTATTTTATTTTTCACTTTTTTCAAGTGTTGTTACATTTCCATTAATGTTATTTTATTATGAACCTATGCAACTAATTCAGTTAGCCTATTTAATTCTAGCCGGAGTTTTTGCAAGCCTTGGACAGTTTGGTATAACCTTTGCATATAAATACGCACCTGCCAAAGAAATATCTATATTTGACTATAGCAACATAATTTTTTCTGCATTAATTAGTTTATGCTTATTTGGTATTCTACCTGATTATTTAAGCATTATAGGATACGTTGTTATTTTTATCGCTTCATTATATATGTTTTTATTTAATAAAAATTAA
- a CDS encoding GNAT family N-acetyltransferase has protein sequence MNIIKVTDKPLADACDEMLTSLIMDERQYDRNISENFIVCDWYSTTLDNEQLITFAAIDEGEAIGFIHGFIKDQAGTYVNETVVMLDAMYVKDKSRKQGVGTALIEEFKKWGKSVHAKYIDLTVLIDNSSGIELYKKHGFIPLKSYMRNEIK, from the coding sequence ATGAATATAATTAAAGTGACAGATAAACCTTTAGCGGATGCGTGTGATGAGATGTTAACATCTTTAATCATGGATGAGAGGCAATATGATAGGAATATTAGTGAAAATTTTATAGTGTGCGACTGGTATTCAACTACATTAGATAATGAACAACTAATAACATTTGCTGCAATTGATGAAGGAGAAGCAATTGGGTTTATTCATGGGTTTATAAAGGATCAAGCAGGTACATATGTAAATGAGACAGTAGTAATGCTTGATGCTATGTATGTGAAAGATAAAAGCAGAAAGCAGGGTGTAGGTACAGCACTTATAGAAGAATTTAAGAAATGGGGCAAATCAGTTCATGCAAAGTACATAGATTTAACTGTTTTAATTGATAATTCTTCAGGTATTGAATTATACAAAAAACATGGATTTATTCCATTGAAAAGTTATATGAGAAATGAAATAAAATAG
- the rfbD gene encoding dTDP-4-dehydrorhamnose reductase, which produces MKILITGATGQVGTQLMNILASGKSELGNIPREIENVEVIGTGSKELDISDNKKVIEFIREVKPDVVINAAAYTNVDGCEINEELAYKVNALGPKNLAIACEKIGAKLVHISTDYVFNGVGNKPFREYDHLDPQSIYGASKKMGEDFVREFSSKYFIVRPSWVYGYQGKNFVYTILKLAKENGVITVVNDQRGNPTNVEDIVHHILKLIVTEEYGIYNCSGQGECTWYDFACKIVEFANISCTVKPCTSDEYQSKVKRPAYSSLDNMMLKYTVGDEMRNWEEALRVFINNIKI; this is translated from the coding sequence ATGAAGATATTAATAACAGGAGCAACAGGACAAGTCGGCACTCAATTAATGAATATATTAGCTAGTGGAAAATCTGAATTAGGAAATATTCCTAGGGAGATAGAAAATGTAGAAGTTATAGGTACAGGTTCTAAAGAATTAGATATATCAGATAATAAAAAGGTAATAGAGTTTATAAGAGAAGTTAAACCAGATGTTGTTATAAATGCAGCTGCGTATACGAATGTAGATGGTTGCGAAATAAATGAGGAACTTGCATATAAAGTAAATGCTTTAGGACCTAAAAATTTGGCAATAGCCTGTGAAAAAATAGGAGCAAAATTAGTGCATATCTCCACAGATTATGTGTTTAATGGAGTAGGAAATAAACCTTTTAGAGAGTATGATCATCTAGATCCTCAGAGCATTTATGGTGCGAGTAAAAAAATGGGTGAAGATTTTGTAAGGGAGTTTTCTTCTAAGTATTTTATAGTAAGACCGTCTTGGGTATATGGATATCAAGGTAAGAATTTTGTATATACTATATTAAAATTGGCAAAAGAAAACGGAGTTATAACAGTTGTAAATGATCAAAGAGGTAATCCAACTAATGTTGAAGATATAGTACACCACATCTTGAAGTTGATTGTTACAGAGGAATATGGAATTTATAATTGTTCAGGTCAGGGAGAATGTACTTGGTATGATTTTGCCTGCAAGATTGTTGAATTTGCTAATATTTCATGTACAGTGAAGCCTTGTACTTCTGATGAATACCAGAGCAAAGTAAAAAGACCAGCTTATTCATCATTAGATAATATGATGTTAAAATATACAGTTGGAGATGAAATGAGGAATTGGGAAGAAGCATTAAGAGTTTTTATTAATAATATAAAAATATGA
- a CDS encoding leucine-rich repeat domain-containing protein, with protein sequence MKKSIKFSNFVKILILALLACITVSPSNYFAVTNIQLTISKVEDINAVVTQWDNYILPTKVLAVMNNNSKQQVPVTWNGNKVVTSKLGKYTFTGRISGYSDKVKLTLTVEDPIVTFKDKNLEDLVRFKIENKKGILHKSDVNKITNLDGTYRGITHLDGIENLENLTELHLLSNEITDITPLNKLKKLEDIILSNNKIKDISALRGLNNLRGIAFDNNPIKDVSVVKELTNLNFVSLQECNISDISVLEKLTKLTDVRLNNNKISDLRPLSGLTNLTSIDLNNNRISDINPIKNLIKMWHINLENNRIRDLSPMKGLKKLFTINVAKNYIRDITALKGLPDLIVLDIRLNLISAKDRKAFKVANPSFTLCY encoded by the coding sequence ATGAAAAAATCAATTAAGTTTTCAAATTTTGTTAAGATTTTAATACTTGCTTTATTAGCATGTATTACAGTTTCACCTAGTAATTATTTTGCAGTTACTAATATTCAACTGACTATAAGTAAGGTTGAGGATATAAATGCGGTTGTAACTCAGTGGGATAATTACATATTACCAACTAAAGTATTAGCAGTTATGAATAATAATTCAAAGCAACAAGTTCCTGTAACTTGGAATGGTAATAAAGTAGTTACTAGTAAGCTTGGTAAATATACTTTTACAGGAAGAATAAGTGGGTACAGTGATAAGGTTAAATTAACATTAACAGTAGAAGATCCTATAGTGACTTTTAAAGATAAAAATTTAGAAGACTTGGTTAGGTTCAAAATAGAAAATAAAAAAGGAATCTTGCATAAAAGCGATGTTAACAAGATAACAAATTTAGATGGGACTTATCGTGGAATTACGCATTTAGATGGGATAGAGAATCTTGAAAATCTTACTGAGTTACATTTGTTAAGCAATGAAATAACTGATATAACTCCATTAAACAAATTAAAAAAACTAGAGGATATTATATTGAGTAATAATAAAATTAAAGATATAAGTGCACTAAGAGGATTAAATAACTTGAGGGGGATTGCTTTTGACAATAACCCTATAAAAGATGTAAGTGTAGTAAAAGAATTAACTAATTTAAATTTTGTCAGCTTGCAAGAATGTAATATAAGTGATATAAGTGTGTTGGAAAAATTGACCAAACTAACAGACGTTAGGTTAAATAATAATAAAATAAGTGATTTAAGACCATTAAGTGGATTAACTAATCTAACCAGTATTGATTTAAATAATAATAGAATAAGTGATATTAACCCAATAAAGAATTTAATAAAAATGTGGCATATAAACTTGGAAAATAATAGAATAAGGGATTTAAGCCCAATGAAAGGGCTTAAGAAACTTTTTACTATTAATGTAGCTAAAAATTATATTAGAGATATAACTGCTTTAAAGGGGTTACCAGATTTAATAGTTCTTGATATACGTCTAAATCTAATAAGTGCCAAGGATAGGAAAGCGTTTAAAGTTGCAAATCCATCGTTTACACTATGTTATTAA
- a CDS encoding S66 family peptidase, producing MKLIKPNKLNPGDKVATISLGWGGAGDSDMLWRYGIGKKRLQEEFGLEVIEMPHTLSGSNYIYEHPEKRAADLMIAFKDPSIKGIFTCIGGYESVRMLPYIDFDVIKNNPKVFIGYSDNTITHFMCLKAGISSFYGPSILAEFAENVEMLDYTKYWVRKTLFSTEPIGSIEPAKEWVNQYLPWEESNKHIKRSVENNTSYELLQGSEKVQGHLIGGCIEVLEMMKGTELWPDLKTFDDAILFFETSEDKPDPNYFEYWLRNYGTMGIIQKAKGIIFGKPYFNVYYEDYKKAILKVIRDELKLTDLPILCNVNFGHASPIITIPYGALAEIDCINKQFSILESGVI from the coding sequence ATGAAGCTAATAAAACCAAATAAATTAAATCCTGGAGATAAAGTGGCTACTATAAGCCTTGGCTGGGGTGGTGCTGGTGATTCAGACATGCTATGGAGATATGGCATTGGAAAGAAACGACTTCAAGAAGAGTTTGGACTAGAAGTTATTGAAATGCCACATACCCTTAGTGGAAGTAATTATATTTATGAACATCCAGAGAAAAGAGCTGCAGACTTAATGATAGCATTTAAAGACCCTTCAATCAAGGGTATCTTCACTTGTATCGGTGGTTATGAAAGTGTAAGGATGCTCCCTTATATTGATTTCGATGTGATAAAAAATAACCCTAAAGTCTTTATAGGTTACTCTGATAACACTATTACTCATTTTATGTGCTTAAAAGCTGGCATATCTAGTTTTTATGGACCTTCAATCTTAGCCGAATTTGCTGAAAATGTAGAAATGCTTGATTATACAAAATATTGGGTAAGAAAAACTCTATTTAGCACTGAACCTATTGGATCCATTGAGCCAGCTAAAGAATGGGTGAACCAATACTTACCTTGGGAAGAGAGTAACAAACATATAAAAAGAAGCGTCGAAAACAATACTAGCTATGAATTATTACAAGGCAGCGAGAAAGTTCAAGGCCATTTAATAGGCGGTTGCATAGAGGTATTAGAAATGATGAAAGGTACTGAATTATGGCCTGATTTAAAAACTTTCGATGATGCTATCTTATTCTTTGAAACTTCTGAGGATAAACCTGATCCTAATTATTTCGAATATTGGCTAAGGAATTATGGAACCATGGGTATTATACAAAAAGCTAAAGGAATTATCTTTGGTAAACCTTATTTTAATGTTTACTACGAAGACTATAAGAAAGCAATATTAAAAGTAATTAGAGACGAATTAAAATTAACAGATCTTCCTATCCTATGCAACGTAAACTTTGGACATGCTTCTCCAATAATTACGATTCCATATGGTGCACTCGCTGAAATAGATTGTATTAACAAGCAATTTAGCATTTTGGAATCTGGAGTAATATAA
- a CDS encoding beta-class carbonic anhydrase encodes MSKLQQILEYNRSFIDNKDYEEYITTKIPKKRMVIVTCMDTRLTELLPRAMNIKNGDAKIIKDAGASVVHPFGGVMRSILVAVYEFEAEDVFVVGHYGCGMNNLDTRKLVDTMVSRGINEETIETLKNAGINIEGWLHGFESVEESIKESVRMIKDHPLFPDDVKVHGLIIDPETGKIDVVIDGDNNIQK; translated from the coding sequence ATGAGTAAATTGCAACAAATACTAGAGTATAATAGAAGTTTTATAGATAATAAAGATTATGAAGAATATATAACAACAAAAATACCAAAGAAGAGAATGGTTATTGTGACATGCATGGATACAAGGCTAACAGAATTGTTGCCAAGGGCAATGAATATAAAAAATGGAGATGCGAAGATAATAAAAGATGCAGGCGCTTCTGTAGTTCATCCCTTTGGAGGAGTAATGCGAAGCATACTGGTTGCAGTTTATGAATTTGAGGCTGAAGATGTTTTTGTAGTTGGGCACTATGGATGTGGAATGAATAATTTGGATACAAGGAAACTTGTTGATACTATGGTGAGTAGAGGAATAAATGAAGAAACAATAGAAACCTTAAAAAATGCAGGTATTAACATTGAAGGCTGGCTTCATGGATTTGAATCAGTTGAAGAATCAATAAAGGAAAGCGTAAGAATGATAAAAGACCATCCATTGTTTCCTGATGATGTAAAAGTACACGGATTAATAATTGATCCTGAAACAGGAAAGATAGATGTGGTTATTGATGGGGATAACAATATTCAAAAATAA
- a CDS encoding YjdF family protein, whose translation MIKLTVFFEDPFWIGVFEKVEDDKIEVSRVVFGQEPKDYEVYEFALKNLYKLKFSEPMAIEKSPQIKINPKRIQRKIRKTVEESGIGTKAQQALKLDYENKKSERKALSKERKEKKQQLKFEKKQQKKKSKKKGH comes from the coding sequence ATGATAAAATTAACAGTATTTTTTGAGGATCCGTTTTGGATAGGTGTTTTTGAAAAGGTTGAGGATGATAAAATTGAAGTATCACGAGTAGTTTTTGGTCAGGAACCAAAAGATTATGAAGTGTATGAGTTTGCATTAAAGAATTTGTATAAGTTAAAATTTAGTGAACCTATGGCAATTGAAAAGAGTCCACAAATAAAAATCAATCCTAAAAGGATACAAAGAAAAATTCGTAAAACAGTAGAAGAGAGTGGAATTGGCACTAAGGCACAACAGGCATTGAAGCTTGATTATGAAAATAAGAAAAGTGAAAGAAAAGCTTTGTCTAAGGAAAGAAAAGAAAAAAAACAACAGTTAAAATTCGAAAAGAAACAGCAAAAGAAGAAATCGAAAAAGAAGGGTCATTAA
- a CDS encoding S66 family peptidase — protein sequence MLLKAGEQIAIVGCSNAQLTSYKKRINELLETIKSLGLIPVCSNHIFEKYSVFSGTGKERADALMNFYIDDNIKAIFDISGGDVANEVLEYLDFDVIFNHYKPFFGYSDLTTIINSIYAMTGSTSYLYQIRNLIYNHKTQQIEWFSNSLLNNKDDLYDIKYKFLRGNSMEGIVIGGNIRCFLKLAGTPYMPNFDDKILLLEGYGGEVALMTTYLSQLKLMGAFKKIKGILLGTFTEMEQNNITPTMEELVLNITENENLPIVKTYDIGHGTDSKCIRVGEYLSLDC from the coding sequence ATGTTATTAAAAGCTGGAGAACAAATAGCAATTGTTGGGTGCTCTAATGCCCAGCTCACTTCATATAAAAAACGTATAAACGAGCTACTAGAAACCATCAAAAGTTTAGGTTTAATACCTGTATGCAGCAATCATATTTTTGAAAAATATTCTGTATTTAGTGGTACAGGAAAAGAACGAGCTGATGCTCTTATGAATTTCTATATTGATGATAATATAAAAGCTATTTTTGATATATCTGGTGGTGATGTTGCTAATGAAGTGCTAGAGTATCTTGATTTTGATGTAATCTTCAATCATTATAAGCCTTTCTTTGGATATAGTGATTTAACTACAATAATTAACTCAATATATGCTATGACAGGTAGTACCTCTTACCTATATCAAATTAGAAATCTAATATATAATCATAAAACACAACAAATTGAATGGTTTTCTAATTCCTTGCTAAATAATAAGGATGATCTATATGATATAAAATACAAATTCTTACGTGGAAATAGCATGGAAGGTATCGTTATTGGAGGCAATATAAGATGCTTCTTAAAATTAGCTGGTACACCTTATATGCCTAACTTTGATGATAAAATATTGCTTTTAGAAGGGTATGGCGGTGAAGTGGCCTTAATGACCACCTACTTAAGCCAATTAAAACTCATGGGTGCATTCAAAAAAATCAAGGGTATTCTGCTAGGTACTTTCACTGAAATGGAACAAAATAATATTACACCTACTATGGAGGAGCTTGTATTAAATATTACCGAAAATGAAAATCTACCTATAGTAAAAACCTATGATATTGGTCATGGTACTGATTCTAAATGCATAAGAGTTGGTGAATATCTTTCATTAGATTGCTAA
- a CDS encoding MerR family transcriptional regulator has product MNTNEVRRQLNISSKALRIYESMGIVVPERTENNYRNYSKDDLMKLRQVTLLKEMGIPLKNIKELLDQEISKDNKIIRGLNLQFKAVENKISELQKIKETLKQSINEALEVKIDENYDNYFDRIMECLNENRANRTEWIDKWGFDEWAKNYDNSLENNDSWDELRLFEKYDYVLKCIAQIIINSNAKNVLDIGCGTANIVKRLPKGIKYTGMDQSIEMLLKAKNKFSDINLRLGNFLDEPFDENEFDAVITSYAFHHLNQLEKENAINLLLRYLKQGGKLIIADLMFLNEAEREKQKQKYVDGGRMDLWDIVEDEYYSDVEKIKEYAEFLGGSIKTQHLVNFTWLVEICK; this is encoded by the coding sequence ATGAATACAAATGAAGTTAGAAGACAGTTAAATATTTCTTCTAAAGCATTAAGAATTTATGAAAGTATGGGAATTGTAGTGCCTGAAAGAACGGAAAATAACTATAGAAATTATAGTAAAGATGACCTTATGAAATTGAGGCAGGTGACACTCCTTAAGGAAATGGGAATACCATTAAAGAATATTAAGGAACTTCTAGACCAAGAAATTAGTAAGGATAATAAAATAATTCGAGGATTAAATCTTCAATTTAAAGCGGTTGAAAACAAAATAAGTGAATTGCAGAAAATAAAAGAGACCTTAAAACAGAGTATAAATGAAGCATTAGAAGTTAAGATAGACGAAAATTATGATAATTATTTTGACAGAATAATGGAATGTCTTAATGAGAATAGAGCTAATAGAACTGAGTGGATTGATAAGTGGGGCTTTGATGAATGGGCTAAAAATTATGATAATTCCTTAGAAAATAATGATTCATGGGATGAATTGAGGTTATTTGAAAAATATGATTATGTATTGAAATGTATAGCTCAAATAATTATTAACTCAAATGCAAAGAATGTACTTGATATTGGATGTGGGACTGCCAATATAGTCAAAAGGTTACCTAAAGGTATAAAATATACTGGGATGGATCAGAGTATAGAGATGCTTTTAAAGGCAAAGAATAAATTTTCTGATATTAATCTAAGATTAGGCAATTTTTTAGATGAGCCATTTGATGAAAATGAATTTGATGCAGTAATTACATCTTATGCTTTTCATCATTTAAATCAATTGGAGAAGGAAAATGCAATTAACTTGCTATTAAGATATTTAAAGCAAGGTGGAAAATTAATTATTGCTGATTTAATGTTTTTAAATGAAGCTGAAAGAGAAAAACAAAAACAGAAGTATGTTGATGGCGGAAGAATGGATTTATGGGATATAGTAGAAGATGAGTATTATTCCGATGTTGAAAAAATCAAAGAGTATGCCGAATTTTTGGGGGGCTCTATAAAAACCCAACATTTAGTTAATTTCACATGGCTTGTGGAAATATGTAAGTAA
- the pdxT gene encoding pyridoxal 5'-phosphate synthase glutaminase subunit PdxT — MKKIGVLALQGGVIEHINHVKALGCEAVEVRKVDELDDLDGLILPGGESTTIGKLLRKTGIFDKLKDKISSGFPVWGTCAGMILLAKSIENDGAIHLQTMDITVMRNAYGTQINSFIEEKIIGEVSSEPIPLVFIRAPYITKVEDNVQVLCKVANNVVAARQNNMLVTSFHPELTDNLDMHKYFIGMCS, encoded by the coding sequence ATGAAGAAGATAGGTGTACTAGCACTTCAAGGTGGAGTAATAGAGCATATAAATCACGTTAAGGCTCTTGGATGTGAAGCTGTAGAAGTAAGAAAAGTTGACGAATTGGATGATTTGGATGGGCTTATTTTACCAGGTGGAGAAAGTACAACTATTGGTAAATTATTAAGAAAAACAGGTATTTTTGATAAACTTAAAGATAAAATATCTAGTGGTTTTCCTGTGTGGGGAACCTGTGCTGGAATGATACTTCTTGCAAAGAGTATTGAAAATGATGGAGCAATTCACTTACAGACTATGGATATAACAGTTATGAGAAATGCCTATGGAACACAAATAAATAGTTTTATTGAGGAAAAAATCATAGGAGAAGTTTCTTCTGAGCCAATTCCACTTGTATTTATAAGAGCACCTTATATTACAAAAGTAGAAGACAATGTACAAGTGTTGTGTAAGGTTGCTAATAATGTTGTAGCAGCAAGGCAAAATAATATGTTAGTTACATCATTTCATCCTGAATTAACAGACAATTTAGATATGCATAAATATTTCATAGGTATGTGTAGCTAA
- the pdxS gene encoding pyridoxal 5'-phosphate synthase lyase subunit PdxS, which translates to MAKYELNKNLAQMLKGGVIMDVVNAEQAIIAERAGACAVMALEKVPADIRKEGGVARMSDPKMIKEIQAAVSIPVMAKVRIGHFVEAEILQAIGIDFIDESEVLTHADDKYHIDKASFDVPFVCGARDLGEALRRIGEGAAMIRTKGEAGTGDVVQAVKHMRCIMDDIRRVKNAPKDELMTLAKEFGAPYDLIEYVWENGKLPVVNFAAGGVATPADAALMMKLGAEGVFVGSGIFKSGDPEKRARAIVMATTYYNDPKILAEVSEDLGEPMVGINCSELTTKFEERGW; encoded by the coding sequence ATGGCAAAATATGAATTAAACAAAAATTTGGCTCAAATGCTTAAGGGCGGAGTAATTATGGATGTAGTAAATGCAGAGCAAGCAATTATAGCTGAAAGAGCAGGGGCTTGTGCAGTTATGGCACTTGAAAAAGTACCAGCAGATATAAGAAAAGAGGGTGGAGTTGCAAGAATGTCTGACCCTAAGATGATAAAAGAGATACAAGCAGCAGTTTCAATCCCAGTTATGGCTAAGGTTAGAATTGGACATTTTGTTGAAGCTGAAATATTACAAGCAATTGGCATTGATTTTATAGATGAAAGTGAAGTTCTGACACATGCAGATGATAAATATCACATAGATAAGGCAAGTTTTGATGTACCTTTTGTATGTGGAGCAAGAGATTTAGGTGAAGCGTTAAGAAGAATTGGTGAAGGAGCAGCAATGATAAGAACTAAGGGAGAAGCAGGTACTGGAGATGTTGTTCAAGCTGTTAAGCATATGAGATGTATAATGGACGATATCAGAAGAGTAAAGAATGCGCCAAAAGATGAATTGATGACTTTAGCTAAGGAATTTGGAGCTCCTTATGATCTTATAGAATATGTTTGGGAAAATGGTAAGTTACCAGTAGTGAACTTTGCAGCAGGCGGAGTTGCAACACCAGCAGATGCAGCACTTATGATGAAGCTAGGAGCAGAAGGAGTGTTTGTAGGTTCTGGAATATTTAAATCAGGAGATCCAGAAAAGAGAGCAAGAGCTATAGTTATGGCAACAACATACTATAATGATCCTAAGATTCTTGCTGAAGTATCAGAGGATCTTGGTGAACCAATGGTAGGTATAAACTGCAGTGAGTTAACTACTAAATTTGAAGAAAGAGGCTGGTAA